From Anopheles arabiensis isolate DONGOLA chromosome 3, AaraD3, whole genome shotgun sequence, a single genomic window includes:
- the LOC120901649 gene encoding BLOC-1-related complex subunit 7 — protein MASASSSSAKNLFSDSKRRLAERVAVNVNNASSVARQIVRGSKSNEILMQAAKNFAYHESTVDNSIQNLKKMEIIFQHLNYQYEAIEQAAEKLEYVEEQVKAMER, from the coding sequence ATGGCATCCGCATCGAGCAGCAGCGCGAAGAATCTGTTCAGCGACTCGAAACGGCGGCTGGCGGAACGGGTGGCCGTGAACGTGAACAATGCCTCGTCCGTCGCACGGCAGATCGTGCGTGGCTCGAAATCGAACGAAATACTGATGCAGGCGGCCAAGAACTTTGCCTACCATGAGAGCACGGTCGACAACAGCATACAGAATCTGAAGAAGATGGAGATCATATTCCAGCATCTGAACTACCAGTACGAAgcgatcgagcaggcggccgAGAAGCTGGAGTACGTCGAGGAGCAGGTGAAGGCCATGGAAAGGTGA
- the LOC120901646 gene encoding N-acetyltransferase eco — MEHTPRNAVRQGHRGALLGTPKLASGSSSKKSLFGKDAADETDLGPMTPLRFGSHRKKGQTPSSSSNALTNITSFRNLFGNESPDSDRSLSPDFARRFTNNGRYELLSVDQDKENVAMVDEETRFSFSGSIPETPSSRLSAEESALLDENNSNSLSLMMSSDLNLVEKRTKALHRTPGVTTRSRSTNRDRASVGPLQRRTQQQAQPQHQPKAQLLGMKRPHTVVSTPDNRSQSPVCTETGGSSSTAKRPNVKARTALHFNDVQPIPAKSFYSSASVAEKDHSPLKPLQPLSTKSFYSSATSLAQGPTSTSAYKSTPSPKPSTTHHQPVTPKHVPLTKTPHKATMRKRSKSFSSAAPRLGQRGTVHKIRKPTKKRSPKEARTDRSRTAKGGGSAVAKQTKNRAIAGGTKSCPTTPKSNKEPDHEQMLQQLKRVNSILREGQRNLKRVARPLVTSRSMTDLAGAGLSSESEGASSSSSEEEGSASEGEEEKDGGGTQRKFFRSKRRSRSIRSVYKHFDTIMVGVKQGGKRKLLSFPQAPKRRRTAFGEESFDFAHEQAEVEDLISKLGDGGSDSFGEGRANDEDDAPIPIQSNVIYLSAGDGFVVEHSPPEGNTTVEAQQADCENGMVVVQHGGSEITEAVLHEANDYSTTFDGYDQLAYDGESMYEGVEQRDDLLSNSTIIIQHDTYHTSTSYHNVSVASTTVVQNSTVSHYQCQTQCQSEQPMPTDPTTNAYYPIFYPDRVKELWREERQQTLAAEQQTADVRHLLRQQPDHRAKADRAGAGHNQYQIDAGQRVYGAVHCKECGLTYTTHEPEEELFHDRFHRSQAQLSFPSGLNEQVVVQVPEWDVTGRIIVVSQVDSTRQPLLRKAQSVLELVDGELGYATCGELPEGACVYLAVARSTVLGICVVQPLQYANRMICLDGLHGVPIDCYSSEFYHAKCGISRIWVSPKYRRKGVGRKLVAAVRYHYIFGYTIAVDEVAFGAPTEMGKLFAESVCGRKDFLVYV, encoded by the exons ATGGAGCATACGCCACGGAATGCGGTGCGACAGGGTCACCGCGGTGCCCTTCTCGGCACGCCGAAGCTggccagcggcagcagcagcaaaaaatcacTCTTCGGGAAGGATGCAGCAGATGAGACCGACCTTGGGCCGATGACACCGCTGCGGTTCGGGAGCCATCGGAAGAAAGGCCAAACGC ccagcagcagcagcaatgcgcTTACCAACATCACCTCGTTCCGCAACCTGTTCGGCAACGAGTCGCCGGACAGTGATCGGTCGCTGTCGCCCGACTTTGCCCGCCGGTTCACCAACAACGGCCGGTACGAGCTGCTGTCCGTCGACCAGGACAAGGAAAACGTCGCGATGGTGGACGAGGAGACGCGCTTCTCGTTCAGCGGCAGCATCCCGGAAACGCCGAGCAGCCGGCTCAGTGCCGAGGAGAGCGCCCTGCTCGACGAGAACAACTCCAACTCGCTCTCGCTGATGATGAGCTCGGATCTGAATCTCGTGGAAAAGCGCACGAAAGCCCTGCACCGCACGCCGGGCGTGACGACGCGCAGCCGATCGACCAATAGGGATCGGGCGTCGGTTGGACCGTTGCAGCGCAGGACGCAGCAGCAGGCCCAGCCACAACACCAGCCAAAGGCACAGCTGCTGGGTATGAAAAGACCGCACACGGTGGTGAGTACGCCGGACAACCGTTCCCAGTCGCCGGTGTGCACCGAGACGGGAGGGAGCAGCAGTACAGCAAAGCGACCCAATGTGAAGGCCCGCACCGCACTGCACTTTAACGACGTTCAGCCCATACCGGCAAAATCGTTCTACTCATCAGCGTCCGTCGCCGAAAAGGACCACAGCCCCCTTAAACCACTCCAGCCTTTGTCGACGAAATCGTTCTACTCGTCGGCGACTTCGTTGGCACAGGGCCCAACCAGCACCAGCGCCTACAAATCAACGCCCTCCCCGAAGCCATCCACAACGCACCACCAGCCAGTGACGCCCAAGCACGTGCCGCTCACAAAAACGCCACACAAAGCGACCATGCGCAAACGCTCCAAATCGTTCTCGTCCGCCGCCCCACGGCTAGGGCAGCGGGGGACGGTGCACAAGATACGGAAGCCGACGAAAAAACGTTCCCCCAAGGAAGCTCGAACCGATCGGTCACGCACAGCAAAAGGCGGAGGCTCGGCGGTGGCAAAGCAGACGAAAAATCGTGCCATCGCCGGTGGCACGAAAAGCTGCCCCACCACGCCGAAAAGCAACAAGGAACCGGATCACGAGCagatgctgcagcagctgaagCGCGTGAACAGTATTTTGCGCGAGGGACAGAGAAACTTAAAGCGCGTCGCCCGTCCGCTCGTCACCTCCCGCTCGATGACGGATTTAGCTGGCGCGGGGCTGTCGTCCGAGAGCGAGGGGGCTAGCTCGTCTTCGTCGGAAGAGGAAGGCTCAGCCtcggagggggaggaggagaaggacgGTGGTGGCACGCAGCGCAAGTTCTTCCGCTCGAAGCGTCGATCGCGATCAATACGCAGCGTGTACAAACACTTCGACACGATCATGGTTGGCGTGAAGCAGGGCGGAAAGCGCAAGCTGCTCAGCTTTCCGCAGGCGCCGAAGCGCCGGCGTACCGCGTTCGGGGAGGAAAGTTTCGACTTTGCGCACGAGCAGGCGGAGGTGGAAGATTTGATCAGCAAGctcggtgatggtggtagcgACAGTTTCGGCGAGGGAAGGGCGAACGATGAGGACGATGCACCGATACCGATCCAATCGAACGTTATCTATCTGTCGGCGGGCGATGGGTTTGTGGTGGAGCACAGTCCGCCCGAGGGGAACACCACCGTGGAGGCTCAGCAGGCGGACTGCGAGAATGGGATGGTTGTAGTACAACATGGCGGCAGTGAGATCACTGAGGCCGTCCTTCACGAGGCTAACGATTACTCCACGACGTTCGATGGTTACGATCAGCTTGCGTACGATGGCGAAAGCATGTACGAGGGCGTCGAGCAGCGGGACGACCTTTTATCCAACAGTACAATCATCATACAGCACGACACGTATCACACGTCTACGAGTTATCACAACGTGAGTGTTGCGTCTACAACGGTGGTGCAGAACTCAACCG TATCACACTACCAGTGCCAAACCCAGTGCCAGTCGGAGCAGCCGATGCCAACCGACCCAACCACCAACGCATACTACCCCATCTTCTATCCCGACCGCGTAAAAGAGCTATGGCGCGAGGAACGACAGCAAACGCTTGCCGCCGAACAGCAAACGGCGGACGTGCGGCATTTGCTCCGCCAGCAGCCGGACCATCGAGCGAAGGCGGACAGAGCTGGTGCCGGCCACAACCAGTACCAGATCGATGCGGGACAGCGCGTGTACGGTGCGGTGCACTGCAAGGAGTGCGGCCTCACCTACACGACGCACGAGCCCGAGGAGGAGCTTTTCCACGATCGCTTCCATCGCTCGCAGGCGCAGCTGAGCTTCCCGAGCGGGCTGAACGAGCAGGTGGTGGTGCAGGTACCGGAGTGGGACGTCACCGGACGCATCATCGTCGTATCGCAGGTCGATAGCACCCGGCAGCCGCTGCTGCGGAAGGCCCAGTCCGTGCTGGAGCTGGTGGACGGCGAGCTGGGGTACGCGACGTGCGGCGAGCTGCCGGAAGGGGCGTGCGTCTATCTGGCCGTCGCGCGCTCGACCGTGCTGGGGATCTGTGTGGTGCAGCCGCTCCAGTACGCGAACCGCATGATTTGCCTCGACGGGCTGCACGGCGTACCGATCGATTGCTACTCGTCCGAGTTCTATCACGCCAA ATGCGGCATCTCACGCATTTGGGTTTCGCCGAAGTACCGCCGCAAAGGAGTCGGACGCAAACTGGTGGCCGCCGTCCGGTATCACTACATCTTCGGCTACACCATCGCGGTGGACGAGGTCGCGTTCGGGGCACCGACGGAGATGGGCAAACTGTTCGCGGAATCTGTCTGCGGCCGGAAAGACTTTCTCGTCTACGTTTAA
- the LOC120901647 gene encoding dynein regulatory complex protein 11: protein MAQAKAVAKFWITTTDLLDHVLKHEKRIQLAEPTKDGRIVHRLVSDLFCRYVQLCRSLERCYDQTLQAQKRAVIQQLLEAGQARMLELRTKLQEIELSEFVYVDGALQEQHLIPDDVLAVRPCYFPARRPDELQALLDAQKLPAFIEPGSDAEDGSSSDESEQPEEEQVPVGKGINRPVVKRDRRKERLQAALNLITAHERARQARVRQTNFRLHPDRYYPKPIDEEIVDVPYEFFYRPGQFMLYPLKRTVYNWDFRMKKKDVVHFAYYAPPGWEEQTVRVASVRWPDAKELALKQQAEEEAAAELAQVEAAKRLEEALERIRLNRAAAKIQRYWRKFNALKAQKKHRFDRSKFLGLFDDYEPKLGDALAVAEVRAARRARQPEFDRSFVAAIADEKARILRIRGPALLEDITDFVRAWFREWYDETLAFDLIPEPFQGGTVLIVRGETLTPLEYLALERQKQLDKLKTPEQKKKEADAMKAAKEREQEKKQEEKARLKELAREKRARERKEGKTYDFTEPEFMTNAYLTLEETLARYRKDWAFVNELDNLQDLPIMEWITLDKFAEVHQELHAEVHELLKSERELLQMALCKDERMKYKPPKPKKPPRAKGAKGKKRKEPIDPTADLSVESILNELVERNVLKTCRKRTFEDYIGDFNYAAFERRNRLEQDPPPGMGEVRTILQSYLYGMGPLAAPKPKSLCLVGPPGYGKTLLLEAICNETGSTLFDLSVDTCGPVEPNNMAYFLQLVLRAARLLQPSVLAIEGVHRAFYKKVPQPEQPLDPAKLGKHLFKLIVKQLKPEDKVLLVGTCDQPWVAKVGPLKKCFDKILLLPRPDYGSTVLLWQYALRRFPTVPRDLDLSALAKVTTGYSAGQILECARQVLNIRRRMQFGRKPLQVDELLDHFLAGTTPQYPIADKEYEKFVKWHRKVDKLAKQRAKVMRERQLLAEQMAAKAAGAKK, encoded by the exons ATGGCACAGGCGAAGGCAGTTGCCAAGTTTTGGATCACAACCACCGACCTGCTCGACCACGTGCTGAAGCACGAAAAACGAATACAACTAGCGGAACCGACCAAGGACGGGCGGATCGTGCATCGCTTGGTGTCGGATCTGTTCTGTCGTTATGTTCAGCTGTGCCGCAGCCTGGAGCGCTGCTACGACCAAACGCTGCAAGCCCAGAAGCGAGCCGTCATACAGCAACTGCTGGAGGCTGGGCAGGCGCGCATGCTCGAGCTCAGGACGAAGTTGCAGGAAATCGAGCTGAGCGAGTTCGTGTACGTGGACGGGGCGCTGCAGGAGCAGCATCTGATACCGGACGATGTGCTGGCGGTACGTCCCTGCTACTTTCCCGCACGGCGACCCGACGAACTGCAAGCGCTGCTCGATGCGCAAAAGCTGCCCGCGTTCATCGAGCCGGGAAGTGATGCGGAGGACGGGAGCTCCTCGGACGAAAGCGAACAACCGGAGGAAGAGCAGGTTCCCGTTGGAAAAGGCATTAACCGGCCCGTCGTAAAGCGAGACCGTCGTAAGGAGCGACTGCAGGCCGCATTGAACCTGATCACGGCGCACGAACGGGCACGCCAGGCCCGGGTACGGCAAACGAACTTTCGGCTCCATCCCGACCGCTACTATCCGAAACCGATCGACGAGGAGATTGTGGATGTGCCGTACGAGTTTTTCTACCGCCCCGGCCAGTTCATGCTGTACCCGCTGAAGCGCACCGTCTACAACTGGGACTTTCGGATGAAGAAGAAAGATGTGGTCCACTTTGCGTACTACGCACCACCGGGCTGGGAGGAACAAACAGTTCGGGTAGCGTCCGTACGGTGGCCCGATGCGAAGGAGCTGGCGCTGAAGCAGCAGGCCGAGGAAGAGGCTGCGGCGGAGCTGGCCCAGGTCGAAGCGGCGAAGCGTCTCGAAGAGGCATTGGAACGCATCAGGCTGAACCGGGCCGCAGCAAAGATACAACGCTATtggcgcaaatttaatgcactAAAGGCGCAGAAAAAGCATCGCTTTGATAGATCCAAATTTTTGGGACTGTTTGATGACTATGAACCGAAGCTGGGGGATGCGCTTGCCGTTGCGGAGGTGCGAGCGGCGCGCCGAGCCCGACAGCCCGAGTTCGATCGTAGCTTTGTGGCGGCAATCGCAGACGAAAAGGCACGCATATTGCGCATCCGAGGTCCGGCCCTGCTCGAAGACATTACCGACTTTGTGCGGGCTTGGTTTCGCGAGTGGTACGACGAGACGCTGGCGTTCGATCTGATCCCGGAACCGTTCCAGGGCGGCACGGTGTTGATTGTGCGCGGCGAAACGCTTACGCCGCTGGAGTATCTGGCGCTGGAGCGGCAGAAGCAGCTGGATAAGCTGAAGACGCccgagcagaagaaaaaggaagccGATGCAATGAAGGCGGCAAAGGAGCGCGAGCAGGAGAAGAAGCAGGAGGAGAAGGCACGGCTGAAGGAACTGGCGCGGGAGAAACGGGccagggaaaggaaggagggCAAGACGTATGATTTTACTGAGCCGGAGTTTATGACCAATGCGTACC TAACGCTGGAGGAAACACTCGCACGATACCGCAAAGATTGGGCCTTTGTCAACGAGCTAGACAACCTGCAGGATCTTCCCATCATGGAGTGGATCACGTTGGACAAGTTTGCCGAGGTCCATCAAGAACTGCACGCCGAAGTACACGAGCTGCTCAAATCCGAACGGGAGCTCCTGCAGATGGCGCTGTGCAAGGACGAGCGGATGAAGTACAAACCACCGAAGCCGAAAAAGCCTCCCCGTGCGAAAGGTGCCAAGGGGAAGAAACGCAAAGAGCCGATCGATCCGACAGCTGATCTGTCCGTTGAATCCATCCTTAATGAGTTGGTCGAGCGAAACGTACTAAAAACGTGTCGCAAGCGAACGTTTGAAGATTACATCGGTGACTTCAATTACGCCGCCTTCGAGAGGCGCAATCGGCTGGAGCAGGATCCACCGCCGGGCATGGGAGAGGTGAGAACGATACTTCAATCCTACCTCTACGGGATGGGACCACTCGCTGCACCGAAACCGAAGTCCCTCTGTCTGGTAGGACCACCGGGGTACGGGAAAACGTTACTCCTCGAAGCGATCTGCAACGAAACGGGCTCCACCCTGTTCGACCTGAGCGTTGACACGTGTGGACCGGTCGAACCGAACAACATGGCGTACTTTTTGCAGCTCGTACTACGCGCCGCCCGCCTGCTGCAACCGTCGGTGCTGGCGATCGAGGGTGTTCATCGTGCGTTCTACAAAAAAGTGCCCCAGCCGGAGCAACCGCTCGATCCCGCCAAGCTCGGCAAGCATCTATTCAAGCTGATCGTTAAGCAGCTCAAACCGGAAGATAAGGTACTGCTCGTCGGCACCTGCGATCAGCCGTGGGTGGCGAAGGTAGGACCGCTGAAGAAATGTTTCGACAAGATCCTGCTGCTACCCCGACCGGACTATGGCTCCACCGTGCTGCTGTGGCAGTATGCGCTGCGTCGCTTTCCAACCGTACCGCGCGATTTGGACCTTTCCGCCCTGGCCAAGGTCACTACCGGCTACTCGGCAGGGCAGATATTGGAGTGCGCGCGGCAGGTGCTTAACATCCGACGGCGCATGCAGTTCGGCCGCAAGCCCTTGCAGGTGGACGAGCTGTTGGACCACTTTCTTGCTGGGACCACTCCGCAGTACCCGATCGCCGACAAGGAGTATGAGAAGTTTGTCAAATGGCACCGCAAGGTGGACAAGCTAGCGAAACAGCGGGCAAAGGTGATGCGCGAGCGGCAACTGCTCGCCGAACAGATGGCTGCGAAGGCCGCCGGAGCAAAGAAATGA
- the LOC120901648 gene encoding tryptophan--tRNA ligase, mitochondrial — translation MFSAKRVLPFLLKSTNSLRQQNRFLSAEAKPAPWPRKVFSGVQPTGALHIGNYLGAVKRWVELQEAGEDVTYCIVDLHSMTIPPDPDTLRHNTLQMTATLLACGIDPARATLFLQSAVPQHAELSWILGCLTTMARLTHLPQYKEKSANMKEIPLGLYLYPVLQAADIMLYKATHVPVGEDQIQQLQLAQSLARAFNNKYGRTFPFCETLVNDGSRLKSLRDPSKKMSKSDPDPKSCIMLIDPADVVLEKVKKSVTDFRSEVTFDAKERPGVSNLITIHSLVSGKPVEEICREAVGKNTGQYKLLVAEALIEHLRPIRERMERYTRDVGYLADVIEEGSERARAIAEQTIDEVKEKIGVDGLRAGRRRRNVRQES, via the exons atgttcagCGCCAAACGTGTTTTACCCTTTCTGCTGAAGAGTACGAACAGCCTACGACAGCAAAATCGCTTCCTTTCCGCAGAAGCGAAG CCCGCCCCATGGCCACGGAAGGTGTTTTCCGGCGTGCAGCCGACCGGTGCGCTGCACATTGGCAACTATCTCGGTGCGGTGAAGCGCTGGGTGGAGCTGCAGGAAGCCGGAGAGGACGTCACCTACTGTATTGTTGATTTGCACTCCATGACCATCCCGCCG GACCCCGACACGTTACGTCACAACACGCTGCAAATGACGGCAACGCTGCTGGCGTGTGGTATCGATCCGGCACGGGCCACCCTCTTCCTCCAGTCGGCCGTCCCGCAGCATGCCGAACTGTCCTGGATTCTGGGCTGTCTGACGACAATGGCACGCCTGACCCATCTTCCCCAGTACAAGGAAAAGTCGGCCAACATGAAGGAAATTCCGCTCGGCCTGTACCTCTACCCGGTCCTGCAGGCGGCCGACATTATGCTGTACAAAGCGACCCACGTGCCGGTCGGGGAGGATCAaatccagcagctgcagctggctCAATCGTTGGCGCGCGCGTTCAACAACAAGTACGGCCGAACGTTCCCGTTCTGCGAGACGCTCGTGAACGACGGCAGCCGGCTGAAGTCGTTGCGCGACCCGTCAAAAAAGATGTCCAAATCGGATCCGGACCCGAAGAGCTGCATCATGCTGATCGACCCGGCCGACGTGGTGCTGGAGAAGGTGAAGAAGTCGGTGACGGATTTCCGGTCGGAGGTTACGTTCGATGCGAAAGAGCGGCCCGGCGTGTCGAATCTGATCACGATCCACTCGCTGGTCAGTGGCAAACCGGTGGAGGAGATATGCCGGGAGGCGGTGGGGAAAAACACGGGCCAGTACAAGCTGCTGGTGGCGGAAGCGTTGATTGAGCATCTGCGGCCGATCCGGGAGCGGATGGAGCGGTACACGCGGGATGTTGGCTATTTGGCCGACGTTATCGAGGAGGGCAGTGAGCGGGCGCGGGCGATAGCGGAGCAGACGATCGACGAGGTGAAGGAGAAGATCGGTGTCGATGGGTTACGTGCTGGCCGGCGGCGAAGGAATGTGCGGCAGGAGAGTTAA